One part of the Verrucomicrobiia bacterium genome encodes these proteins:
- a CDS encoding thioredoxin family protein → FNAALNQAKKENKLLFINFTGSDWCGWCKKLDAEVFSTPEFKEFAANNMVLLFVDFPAKKQLPEAQKKANDDLKKKYGVRGFPTIVVLNGQGEKVFEKVGYMAGVDKWLAALKEAKGK, encoded by the coding sequence TTTCAATGCCGCCCTCAACCAGGCCAAAAAGGAAAACAAATTGCTCTTCATCAACTTCACCGGCAGCGATTGGTGCGGTTGGTGCAAAAAACTGGACGCTGAGGTCTTCTCCACACCTGAATTCAAGGAATTCGCCGCCAACAACATGGTCCTCCTGTTCGTGGATTTTCCGGCCAAAAAACAACTGCCCGAGGCCCAAAAGAAGGCCAACGACGACCTGAAGAAGAAATACGGCGTGCGCGGCTTCCCCACCATCGTGGTGTTGAATGGGCAAGGCGAAAAGGTGTTTGAAAAGGTGGGCTATATGGCCGGCGTGGACAAATGGCTCGCCGCCCTCAAGGAAGCCAAGGGCAAGTAA